GCTGCGTTTgcggtagcagcaaagtggatgagattttcaaaaattGCGTCCatacgctgtggaaaaaatctgcactaaaccCAAATTGCGCAAATTGACGtgcggtggggattttaaagcagtCGATGATTATTATGGATTCCAGCTCTTCTAATAAcaaggggtgaattctgcatcCGTATCAAATGGTGCGGCTCGTCCGCCGCAGCCCTGGAGCGCCAATCTTTGCCCCGTGTGAACGTAGCCTTAAGCCTGTGTGCCCGTTTTTACGCTCTATTGATGTCGCAGTCCTGGTCGGTGTTTGCTAGCCGCCAATCAAACGTTACAGGATTGTTCCAAGATTAACTTTCATCACCCGTCATCAATAGTAAgtctgatcagcgggggtctcaccactaagaagcccaccaatcccaagaacgggggttcTGTGTCCGTTTCTTCCTGGCGCAGTAGGGTTGCTACTCCTACCTGCAGTAGAGCGATGGGCGCTCACGTTCGGCCGCCTTCCatgcaatctcctcctcactgcagggtgcaGCAGCCCGCCATGGCGGAAGTGGGGCACCGTTCTCAGGATCGGAGGGGTTCTCAGaagtgggacccccaccaatcagacttttatcctcTAACCTGTGGATACGTGAGAAGTCATTTTTGGTACAAACCCTTTTAAAGCTGCTTTTAGAAGGAGCGAAGAGCgttgaaaaaaataattaaaacgaACGAGCGTGAACGCTAATCTGTCAGTCTAAACGCGAACCACCGGGAagcattcacttctcattcgccgtcctgtttctgctggACTAAAAAAATCATTGCTTGCTTGTCGTCCCATTTAAGCGCTTGTCGTTCGCATTCGCCATGTATGACCCTGAACAAGACGTGAAGGAGTTAACAATGAATCTGCCCGAGCGCCAACGTGCtggtggtgacgtcacccgctcgtgCCAAGGATACTCATGTAACCGGAGCTTCTGTTCATACAGTGGAACGTCTAGGCAGATGACGCACCTCGGGGTTTCCGTGTCTTCAGTGCAAATCTGCACTGATGTTTTTATGGCGCGGCCTTGAAATctgcattttgaaaaaaactTGCCCCGATGACTGTGGATCTGTGGCAGCGGGGGCTTGGAGTCCTCTGGGGATTTGGCGGTACATTTTcccaggggtattcccatctcgggcATATCTTCCCAAAAGGCATATCTATaagatatgctataaatgtcagGAACATGGGTGCGGACTCCAGAgataggacccccccccccccatctcttgTTCTTGTCCCCATCTGTATGTTGTGGCAGGGATTACGGAAACGCCAAAGCTGGACTTCGCTActgtttttgtaactcccatagaagtcaatgtgagtCAGCTGAGCGTGGCTGTGCTACACTATTGATGTGATTCCATAATCCTGGCCATTCCTGAAAAGAGGTTGTCCCGgacttctactattgatgataAGGCCTCAGGATGGGttaccaatagttgatcggctgggttcCACTGTTTGGGATTCCTGGTACCGCTGTCActgtggaagcagatagcgctatcaatattgcagtggcccaggttgttaCTGCAGGGACAgctcccatggaagtctatggagacactgcctgcaataccaaaccgggCTGCTGCAATAATGACAGCGGCCCAGCACTCCTGTACGGTGGTTCTTGAGTGgcggatccccgccaatcaactactgaccTATTTTAGGACAAGCTCGACCTTAAGAAGCGGTAACAAAAAATTACATTTCTAAACCAATATGTTAGCTATTGCTATAGGTAATCGCTCAACTGTTTTTAACATTTTGGAAAGTTCACATTTCCCAAACTGTTGAGCGGTCACCAGTTGCGCATTGGCCGATTGCAGTGTCTAGAATACAGCCATTTATTGAAGTGCTTCACGCTGCCCTGTCCTGTAGAGGGGGataacttaagccccatttacacacaatgattatcgctcaaaattcgctcaaacgatgggttttgggtgataatcattgcgtgtaaatgctaccatcgtttgctttttggccgatcgatgatttttagttgagtttaaaatccatcatttggccggagagctgatagcagggaccgcaggccgtgattctccacgggagtgctgataacactgtattcagctgcagttccaaggcagaacaaaggggctgtatgcagattacagaccacctgctgttctcagcATACAGCAAAGGGGaccacatttacatgtaaatgaagctaataagctcattagcaatttatgcaaaatgattgctcacacTGTCACTcttcctatcttttgaatgaagttTGTGCGAtcatctttgcctgtaaatggggctttaatctCACTAGATTATCCCTTTAATTTAagtcccagaatatccctttTAAAAGGTAATGACTCGGGATACGAATTTTAAAATCGCCTTTCTGTTATTCTGTGAATAAGCCTAAATGGATTCTGTCAACACGTTCACGCTGCCGTCAGAGATGGCGACAGGCAGAGCTTTCGGCATTCTGTCTGCAGTGTACGTTTCATGACATTTCCCCTTTATTGGTTGAAGTTTTGCGGGTATGGCTGCCGGCGCCTACGGAATACAGCGGCCGTCTGGAGCAATGGGAGGGCTTCAACTGAAATCTCACAAAAACTTCTCCGCGGGCCGACATAACGGACACGACACTGAATCAGCGTGTCTTTTTGCAGATTCCGGGGTTTTTTTCTGCTTATTGACAATCCGTTTTGTGTTTTCAGGTCTGTTACTCGGCTTCCTGTCTTTATAAGAAGAGGAGATTCATGTCAGGTGAGAAGCGGATCCTTTCATTCACTACAGTATAACCTGTAGCTGTTACTGCGGACGCACACCCTTGGGCTCTAAAACCGCGGTTATTCTGCAGTGATTTATGCGACTGACTCGCACACGGATTTAACCCTGCAATGGGCAACATCCGCATGCGGAAATCGGATGCATCACTGCAGAGATCAATGTCAAGATGTGACCTTATGCAAAAACGTATCTCGATGCCGCATGTGGATCCATAGCAAAAACTGCGCTTTTACAGGCAGAATCCACTTGGAGAATTTTACAGTGGATTCCaccttgtgaagccggcctaaggcctcatgtccacggggaaagtcaggcccgccgcagattcttcatgcagaatctgcagcgtGTCCCTCCTTTCcgacagacatgaggcctaaaaacatgatttacttacctgtccggacgctgcggatcttccctccgtcgcggccggatcttctttcttcggcccggcggatgtgctcgacacaccagcagcgtgccgcgcgcatgcgccgtgcaccttttttttttttcttcactcctgctctcccacgctccTGCgcaggagagcagaaattcagctgcgggtgtgccgcggatccggacggcttccataggcttcaatagaagcctgcgggagacccgcactaaaatggagcatgctgcgggtgttttcccgcacacgcaatctgcgcctcaaGGGTGaagtgacatccgcaggtatttaattaactGCGGGTgttcaatgcattccaatggggtgcggatcacgtgtgcgggacacccgctgcagcactttcagttaatttatttattaccccgcaccaagctgggtactcattttactgggtgcctgaaccatgtggggattgaacccacaaccttcatgtCGTGAGCAGGAGCTCAACACTCTATGCCCCAGGAGGCCCTCCTAGCAGATCTTGGTGCAATCTGTACCATGTGGAGCAGATTTCAGCATGGACCTGCAGTAGATTTCATACTTTCAATTGAAAGGTctactgcggatctgcagcaaaatccatgtcaaaatggGCACTAATGGTGAGGATTTTCAACAAAAAACAGTCGGCGCTTCCGACAAATAAATGTGACGGCGCAGGTAAGTCACGGCTGCAgcagatacaataacagaagcACAGGCCTCAGCGCTTGTACTGTTTTTTAtttagatattaaatgtgtataacTGCAAGCTTCTTGGCACACATACTCCTGAACACATGGCcccatctgccacgtccaggCGAATTCTATTGGATGGGTTCCTAACTGTAGAAGGCACCTCTCTTTGGACTGAAGGTGTCTGAATGAATGGGAGAGCTGGATACCTGGGTATGTACTGTCACCGAAgcacctgggacagatgggtgTCTATAGAGGTAGAAACCCACCCAATAAGGTTCTCCTGGATGTGGCGGTTGGGCCCCCGTGTTTTGTTCACAATGTCCGCTAAGACGTTTGCATTGTTATGCAGTTCGTATAAACAGTTGTGCACTTTATTCATATAATGTGTGTGAGTGCTGAAGCTTGTGTTTCTGTTAATGGTGCAATTTTGACACCTTTTCAGTTCGGAtttcagcaaaaaacaaaatctgcagtgctacgtgtgaacacacccgaaGGCTGCTTTCACTCGGCATGTTTGCCTGCACTGATGTGGCTTTCCATATCGGAGTTTttgtcagaattgccaaaaaatggaCAGGGTGGTAGAAGGGTATCAACTGAGCATCCCAACAGGAGGAgcgctgccagagccctacagagtGACCACCAATGACTTGCTGCCCACACTGTCAGACACAGACCTCACGAGGGTGGCATGAAGGCCTGATGTCCTGTAGTGGGACATGTGCTCACCACCGGGCAGCTCAGTTGGCATTAGCAGGTCCTAAACTGGCGCCCCGTTCTCCTCACAGCAGGTTCACACTGAGTATAGATGAGAGTCTGGCGAGGTTCATCGAGATCCGAAGTGTGATTTAAGTGTTCCGTactttgggattttttttagcAGTGTCCAAGCAACTTACTGGTGATGCCATTTCTTCATATATTAACCCATTCTTACAAAAAGTACTTGTAGATTTCGCTGCTGCCGTGTCTGTCCCGTTATTCTCTGTGTGTCTTCCATGCCTTTGCTTTGTACAGGTAATATATTGCTTTTACATTGTCTTCTCTCCCTCTTCTCAGCCATAATCCCCTGAGGTCTGCCTCGTCGCTCATAGACTGTACCATGAGAATGGCCGGCCAGTTCCGAAGCTACGTGTGGGACCCCGTCCTGATCATTTCTCAGATAGCATTGATGCAGTTCATCTACTACGGCTGCCTGGGCCTCTGGGTTGCATTACTGGACGTCTTGATTCACTACAGCCCTTCCCTCGACCAACTATTTAATTATGAACTTTTGGGGTTTTCTTCTGTCCACAGGAGGATCACCATGATGGCTTTCATCTTAAACTCTTTAACCTGCGCTCTGGGGCTGCTCTACTTCATCCGCAGGGGCAAGCAGTGCCTGGACTTCACTGTGACAGTCCATCTCTTTCATATGATGGGGTGTTGGATATACAACGCTCACTTCCCTAGCACAATCACTTGGTGGCTGCTGATGTTCGTCTGCATCGGCCTGATGGCAGTGACTGGCGAGTATCTCTGTCTGCGGACTGAACTCAACGAGATTCCACTCAACTCCGCACCCAAGTCTAACGTCTAGACCGTTTTAACCCGGCGCACCTCTCGGATGTTTCTTATACTTCAGTATTTATCCTCCACGCTGTTAGATCTGCTAACGGTCTCTGGAGTTTGGGTAAAACTACTTGTAGAATTAAAGCTGCGGAATCAGCGAGATGATGGAGTATGCACGCTGTGATGACGTCTGATATGTCTCTTACCACGCAGCACTTGTATTGCACAATCAAGGTTTTCATTGTTTTAATGGTTTGACAACTACTTGCACCCTGACTTTCTTTCACAGTCCTTCCTTTGTTCTCTCAAACTTGCAAGAACTTTCTTGGAGGAGAATGAAAACTTTCAGCATCTTGATCTCTTATTATGGCTCGTTTCTACCAGcgccgaaaaaaaacaaaaaacgagaaAATCTACTATTGAGCGCATGAAATAGATGTGTATACAGGAGGGAGTGCGTGCGTGGCACTGTGTCGCAAGGATGGAAGTccttaaggcttccttcacacgggccACAAGGTTGCGTGATTTTCACGTGATGATGCTACGAATCGcaggtatgtgaagcccatgctttcctatgggtcccttcacatttgcgatgttttgtagcatgcaacattgcgGGTTTCGCAATATACTCACGATgttctgtagcccatgtttccctatggagccttgctctctgttgcatcgcccGAAAActcgattttcgtgcggtgtgatgcaactttgacagtaggaaatcctactgtgaaagccctaaactaagccctggctgcaggaagaATAAAAGTATACATCAGCTTAGAAGCACTGCCCGGCTCTGCAGCATCATCTTCCCGGTCTTCTCCGGCACTGttgttcttcttctcttctggctggagcttgaaaaatccccgcctcctggaagcgctgcctgtgattggctgagcatttttgatgctcagccagtcagagccagcgctcaatgaatagCTGCGAAAATcctcgcaagtggtgctacaaagtcgcgtgactttgtagcgccaccaGATCACAGTATAGCCGTGAGaagatgcagcaatatcgcacggaccacccATACAATATCGAGGCGATATTGCGTTGCGGAGGCCTTAAGCTCAACCAGAGGAGGGGAGAGAACATGGAGGGAAAGAAGAGGGTGGAGTAAACTTAGATCCATTGTTTTCCTCACCCTTTACAACAATAATGGCAGTTTTATATACGTTTTCTGTTACTTTAGGGAGTTTTCCgtcactaaactattgatgacctattctcaggatgatACATCAGTAATTGATTATCGGGGGCCCATCGCTCAGGATCTCCGCCATTCCGCTGATTTAAGAGGCTGCGGCACTCGAGTGAGTGCTTCCGTCGCTGCAGTGCGTACTGGGTACAACGCCGTATATCGTATAGTGACTTTTTCGGCTATTATAGTTCAATCcccttcacttgaatgggactgctgCTCTCTGGCCATGTGACCGATGtacatgacatcacaggcctgagaagaggctgcggcGCTCACCACTAATCAGCAGACCCCcgccctattcttaggatagctcatcaatagtgtagtccaaaaaaaaatttcacatgtAGTGTTTTTTTTGGTGCACCATTTGGGTGTGGATCAGCAGATTTTACCCGTTTCAATTGAAGGTATAACGGAGCCTTTATTCTAGTGCAGGATATACGGTATATTACAACCATCCCTCGGATCCGTAAACTGATCTGACCCTGTTCGCACACGTTGAGAGGTGCGTCTTCTATTGATCAAGCATCCTAGCCCTGGGAATACCACACGCGAGCCTGTAGAGTATGAGACCTCCAGATAGCTGTGCCCTTTTCTAACCTCCCAACCATAAATCcctccgctgctgcagtaacTCTGGGGGTGTCTAGCAGAAGCTAATTAGGGTGAGAAGTATTTGGGTTTGAAGAAAACaaacaataaatatatttttacatCCCTTATTTCTACTTTCATTGGTTtaccttaactttttttttttttttttttaaatcccccttTCCTTcaccaccccccccttcccccaatctcTTTACATTCCCCATATGGACTAGAAAGCATTGGTTGTTCCCAATGTTACAATTTGACTCAAAtgatgcaaaagtaaagctgatttcttcatccATGAAGTGACATACAGGAGCCCGAATGACATGGGAATATAGAAGAactcaagtttttaatgcacggTACAGATTGTCGATGTAGACACATGGCAGTTTAAAGGCCTGGagtccagttctgcccagacTCATCCCGGTTTATGTTCTGTAATCGATTCCACGGCAGCAGAGAGGTGGTGTTTTAAGTCATCTAGTGTCCCACGTCTACACATTTACCTGCAGTAAGTTTGTTGCTGCTATGCAGAATGATGTTTCCGTGGTAACAGACTACAGCAAgccatgtgtagtctgatcctgcagtcaggCTGACATCTGTTTTTCACTTAGCCTACCCAATGTTGATAAGAATAGAGAGACGGGACAAAGTATTGCCCGTATTCGGAGAGCTCTGTTGTGGCTTCCTGTAAAAGACCTATACaaactatcctaccaaaggtgaTTGGACActtgaacaagaatcaaaagtaggtTGTATTGtgatatgttaatacttagtggggctcattTGGCCCTCATAACCTTAGATATAGTCtgggtcttggtccgttggttgtagtggcaagaaccatgaacacggaggtggacCTTGAtactaatgtgctgctgacaatgtggtaatactctgggaatggtcggccatactacCAACAAGGCAACGCGTCTTGTTACAAATCCAACATTGTTTTACGTTGGTTCgatgatatggatgttccatgattggaccggctgcatagAGACCCAACCTGAACTCTACTGAACGTCTTTGGGATGAATTGGAACATCGggccaggaaatatgaacagcatccatcgtCTCTGAGAAAACTCAACAgatgttttcaggatgaatggagggaaatacctgcTGAAATGTatgagatgttagtagaaagtatttgATGTCGTTTGGGTCAAAGAAGCCCATtatgtattaacatatgtaaataaatacttttgattcttgctcaagaaCCCAATAACTGTTGGTAGGGTAGAGttagtggggtttttttgggggttttttttttactgattacTTATTTCTTCTGGCGCGGCGGGGTGAATGGATCTGATTACCTTGATGCCACATGAAGGGTTTCTGTTGTTTGAAGCAAAGCTGTTCATGTAATGTTACATGGCGACCATTCAGATGTACTACAGTTCTCCTAGAGGAGAACCAACCCGGGCGAGGGATGACTCTGACCTCCTTATGCCCAAATAGGACGTATGGAAAGCGGTTATGTTAATGAGACAGCTCCTCCGTAACCAATTTATTTTATAGTTCCAATGTCACTAAAAGTGAAGCAACGTTACATGGGAGACCTTCATCACGACTATAACATTGTGTTCATTGCTTCTATGCAGAATGATGTTTCCGTGGTAACAGACTACAGCCAGCCATGTGTAGTCTGGTCCTGCAGTCCTACTGACATCTGTTTTTCTCCTACCCTGCACAATATTAATAAGAAAAAGGAGACCATATAAAGTACTGTGAAACAATACATTTTTAGTTTAAACTATTTGCAACGTTACTTCATTTTCATTTAAGATACATTGAAACAAAAATAAATGCTTGTGACTATGGACATGGCCTTTTAATCTACAGGTCTGACACTGAGCCTTAAGCCGGGATCCCTCAGCAGATTCTGGCTATGAGCCtgaccggcgaccctgcgtaccttcttttcttgtattgtggatgaccgttGCAGCTCACTgtcagatatgcgcagtacagtttttggcCCATACAcagtgttaattgtgtatgggttgCAGGTCAGAAatcctccattgacatcaagggAGGCCGTCCGCGCGCAGCCTGctccaaaatagagcatactgcgtttttttttttttttttttcttcttccttccgcttgcgaatatgcaattcgtatccacaATTGTGgtgaatgcttttcaatggccaaGTTTTGCTGTGGATTCTCTACGCAGTCTCCGATGACtgattccgcaattggaatccacccgtgtgagcccggccttagtagGGTAGTCTGAATAAGCTGGCTATGAGTTTGTGAGCCGTAGATGACACTCATGCACAcctgcgctccattcatttcaatgggacctttggaGATTACGGAGTCTATCTCCGGCacgccctttgaaatgaatggagtagaggGGCTTGTGTACGTCTTCTAGTGGCTAAAGTTCAGGATGGCCAGAGGTTACGTTCTACCTATTGGCTTCTGGCTGTCCGTAGATGAcccttttaaagaggtattcccatcttcgCAAgttatccacagtataggggattacttgctgatcaatggggtctgaacgctgggacccccaccaatccagagatATCTTGCCTGTAGTGgccactgctctattcacttcaatgggtccACCCAAAAATATTAGGGATGCATTGGGGAAGATATCTCTGGATCGGTATTCCatatactgtggataggggatagcttacCGGTACTTGTACTGACCAATTTGGAGGTTCACCAAAGGGTGTCTGCACTGCAGATCAACTGTGTAAGCAGTGATCAGGTTAGCGGTAGAGCGGATCAGCAGCAGCGGGACGGGCGCTCTAACATAGGCTCATATTCGAGAGGAGAGTTTTCAAGACGTCTTATTTCTGTGTATAGAAACCCGGATATCCAGAAAGGTTTATTCTAACTTTCTCTTGTTACCTTCTAGCTGTGAACTTCATCTGTCAGCATTTTCTTGCAGCTTATTTCCATGTATTTTTGGCTTATCTTTATATGTGAGAAGACTCAGAATAGATCGTCAGCATCCCGTGTGCAGAACGCAATTTAATAAAAGGGACAAAACGGGTACAAGCGGAAGTTGTTCTGTCCTCGTTCTTTTTACACTTCCCAAAGTATGAGAATGCATAAAGGGCCAATGccaatttattcattcattatat
Above is a window of Eleutherodactylus coqui strain aEleCoq1 chromosome 3, aEleCoq1.hap1, whole genome shotgun sequence DNA encoding:
- the SYS1 gene encoding protein SYS1 homolog — translated: MRMAGQFRSYVWDPVLIISQIALMQFIYYGCLGLWVALLDVLIHYSPSLDQLFNYELLGFSSVHRRITMMAFILNSLTCALGLLYFIRRGKQCLDFTVTVHLFHMMGCWIYNAHFPSTITWWLLMFVCIGLMAVTGEYLCLRTELNEIPLNSAPKSNV